One Bacillota bacterium DNA segment encodes these proteins:
- a CDS encoding trimethylamine methyltransferase family protein, with protein MTGRSARTGVTLASGFGLLALTRDQLDSLHYATLEVFRNTGIKVDSEEAVEMFHGAGAKVERRPGQTIVKIPPYVVEDCIQWTPSTTVYYGREPEDDFVAEPNRVGFSTFGECVKVIDIHTRQARRSVKEDVAQVTRVCDYLDEISVMERPLCSSDCLPATQPLHNLDALLNNTSKHVFTGAGNGANCRKMVEMAAASVGGAEVFRERPNLTVFVCPTSPLMLVEECCEAIIETARGGAGVAVIPMALAGATSTVTLAGTLVTHNAETLSALVLAQLARKGTACTYCSMSTIMDLRLMVGAVGSPEHGMISAGAINLAQYYRLPSWVGGGVSDSKIPDAQSGYEYTLNAVLGALAGANIVYGVGALEMGLTIDFAKLILDAEMIRYIRKVTGGIDFSDETLALDLIHQVGPAGEFMTSEHTFRHMRKQSQPRLFDRRTRNAWSAEGSRDAAERAYEEAQHILKTHKPIPMVAGAAQTIRAIIEDYEAEILRGHPGA; from the coding sequence ATGACAGGAAGAAGCGCCCGGACGGGAGTGACTCTTGCCTCCGGCTTCGGGCTCCTAGCCCTCACCCGGGACCAGCTGGACTCCCTTCACTACGCTACCCTTGAGGTGTTCAGGAATACTGGCATCAAGGTGGACAGCGAAGAGGCCGTGGAAATGTTCCATGGCGCCGGCGCAAAGGTCGAGCGCAGGCCCGGCCAGACCATCGTGAAGATACCTCCCTACGTGGTTGAGGACTGCATACAATGGACCCCTTCCACCACGGTCTACTATGGAAGGGAGCCGGAGGACGACTTCGTGGCCGAACCCAACCGTGTGGGGTTCAGCACCTTCGGCGAGTGCGTGAAGGTGATCGACATCCACACCCGGCAGGCCCGGAGGTCCGTCAAGGAAGACGTGGCCCAGGTCACCAGGGTGTGTGACTACCTCGATGAGATCAGTGTGATGGAACGGCCCCTCTGTTCGTCAGATTGCCTCCCGGCAACCCAACCCCTGCATAACCTGGACGCCCTCCTGAATAATACCTCAAAGCATGTCTTCACCGGGGCGGGCAACGGAGCCAACTGCAGGAAGATGGTGGAGATGGCGGCGGCCAGCGTGGGCGGCGCAGAGGTATTCCGGGAGCGCCCCAACCTCACAGTGTTCGTGTGTCCCACAAGCCCGTTGATGCTGGTGGAGGAGTGCTGCGAGGCCATCATAGAGACGGCCAGGGGAGGGGCGGGTGTTGCCGTGATCCCAATGGCGCTGGCGGGCGCCACGTCCACGGTGACCCTGGCCGGCACCCTGGTGACCCATAACGCCGAAACCCTCTCGGCCCTTGTCCTGGCGCAGCTTGCCCGCAAGGGCACAGCCTGTACCTACTGCTCCATGAGCACCATCATGGACCTGAGACTCATGGTGGGCGCAGTGGGATCACCTGAACACGGCATGATCAGCGCGGGGGCCATCAACCTGGCCCAGTACTACCGGCTCCCCAGCTGGGTCGGCGGGGGCGTTTCCGACAGCAAGATCCCTGACGCGCAGTCCGGATACGAGTACACCCTCAATGCGGTCCTGGGGGCCCTGGCTGGGGCCAACATCGTCTACGGGGTGGGAGCCCTGGAAATGGGACTCACCATTGACTTCGCCAAGCTGATCCTGGATGCGGAGATGATCCGCTACATACGGAAGGTCACAGGGGGCATTGACTTCTCTGACGAGACCCTGGCCCTGGACCTTATCCACCAGGTGGGTCCAGCCGGGGAGTTCATGACCAGCGAGCATACCTTCAGGCACATGCGGAAACAGTCCCAGCCAAGGTTGTTTGACCGCAGGACCAGGAATGCCTGGAGCGCGGAGGGCTCCCGCGATGCAGCGGAACGGGCCTACGAGGAAGCCCAGCACATCCTGAAGACTCACAAGCCCATACCCATGGTAGCGGGGGCGGCCCAGACCATCCGGGCCATCATAGAGGACTACGAAGCGGAGATCCTCCGGGGACACCCTGGCGCCTGA